One genomic window of Ruminococcus gauvreauii includes the following:
- a CDS encoding glycosyltransferase translates to MKTLCLFTNAFPYGNWEPYLETEIKFYDAFDQVWIFALQTRGEHQKVRRAVGKNVSVIPVWYASRCTYLINAVRAVFDPNFYQEFLRLVKSRRFSKTNVINLFVFFSRAHYEVGIIRKKMKNQKPEGDVVFYSYRFEYQPYVAVILRKKWNLDCRIVARAHRYDLYEEEHRGSYIPMRKGILDEIDFVYPCSDDGTAYLTKGYPEYKNKVATKLLGTLDRGVKAYEWKDAPYEIVTCSNVVKVKRLDKLIRAMSLIRDVNIKWTHYGDGLLMEDIKALAEKMLGGNVTYVFKGNVDNAALLEDYITENYYLFVNVSSSEGIPVSIMEASSVGIPCLATDVGGTGEIISDGVNGLLLCADVSDRELADRITWFCGLDRERYLRFRKEARRIWDDKYNAEKNYLSFTSELFR, encoded by the coding sequence TTGAAAACATTATGCCTGTTTACGAATGCCTTTCCATATGGAAACTGGGAACCCTATCTGGAAACAGAGATAAAATTTTATGATGCGTTTGATCAAGTATGGATCTTTGCGCTGCAGACTCGCGGTGAACATCAAAAAGTCAGGAGAGCTGTGGGGAAAAATGTGAGCGTGATCCCGGTATGGTATGCCTCCAGATGCACATATCTGATAAACGCGGTGCGGGCAGTATTTGATCCCAACTTTTATCAGGAATTCCTGCGGCTTGTGAAAAGCAGGCGTTTCAGTAAAACGAATGTAATCAATCTGTTTGTTTTCTTCAGCCGGGCGCATTATGAAGTGGGAATCATCAGAAAGAAAATGAAAAATCAAAAGCCGGAGGGAGACGTCGTCTTCTATTCCTACAGGTTTGAGTATCAGCCCTACGTGGCAGTGATACTGAGAAAAAAGTGGAACCTGGACTGCAGGATTGTTGCCAGGGCACACAGATATGATCTGTATGAGGAAGAACACCGCGGCTCATACATCCCGATGCGGAAAGGCATCCTCGACGAAATTGACTTCGTTTATCCCTGTTCGGACGACGGTACGGCTTATCTGACAAAAGGTTATCCGGAGTATAAAAACAAGGTGGCCACAAAATTACTGGGGACATTGGACCGCGGCGTGAAAGCGTACGAGTGGAAGGATGCTCCGTATGAGATTGTGACATGCTCCAACGTGGTGAAAGTAAAACGGCTGGATAAGTTAATCCGCGCGATGTCTTTGATCAGGGATGTGAACATCAAATGGACGCATTACGGGGACGGACTGCTGATGGAGGATATCAAAGCGCTGGCGGAAAAGATGCTTGGCGGGAATGTCACATATGTCTTTAAGGGAAATGTTGATAATGCGGCGCTGCTTGAAGATTACATCACAGAAAATTATTATTTGTTTGTAAACGTCAGTTCATCGGAGGGCATTCCTGTCTCGATCATGGAAGCGTCTTCCGTGGGCATACCGTGTCTCGCCACGGATGTCGGCGGGACCGGAGAAATAATTTCTGATGGCGTCAATGGCCTCCTCCTGTGCGCGGATGTCTCGGACCGGGAACTGGCGGACCGGATCACGTGGTTCTGCGGGCTGGACAGGGAGCGCTATCTGAGATTCCGCAAAGAGGCGAGACGGATTTGGGATGATAAGTATAACGCAGAAAAAAATTATTTGAGTTTTACCAGCGAATTATTCCGGTAG
- a CDS encoding O-antigen polysaccharide polymerase Wzy family protein: protein MKIKSLYGLLAIAVLLTAGLLTGVGGWFLLVLSAWLYLLLYACHNIKDRSMLFAFLIAFFVFLLGRDFLQQFVNYKTESFPGDVQAHAYISYFVSLLTLGLCYHLFTKYGNRRRRRNSDYVNHAGKVALIKRISLYVYYVSWVFAVVSEIAAGSFVAARGVTGYYTDFSEYLAGNTILYVISKIELIMPVAWNIYLAARPDKKQIRRPLILYVCYLVISLGSGQRSTAMLGILFLFVYFVYREGLNPDEAWITRKMVIIGVLAVPLLAVFASGYSIWREGGEISGIRFMDGFINFFYDQGVTSNVMKRAYMYRDKIPSDQTYILEFLHSGIFARLFGIRVYHGNTVEHALHGGSFTHALGYTVMGDAYLSGRGTGSCYIAELYQDFGYAGIVLGNVLYALLIAGIANRKKDERVLTTAVRFIIITQLLWAIRGSYTGFITQLFAPTTVITVVFVFVLAQLLFSKKAGGLAPGARSIMNGKR from the coding sequence GTGAAGATCAAATCGTTATATGGATTGCTGGCAATAGCCGTGCTGCTGACAGCCGGTTTGCTGACAGGTGTCGGGGGCTGGTTTCTGCTTGTGTTGTCGGCATGGCTGTATTTACTGCTCTATGCCTGTCATAATATCAAAGACCGGAGTATGCTGTTTGCTTTTTTAATTGCTTTTTTTGTCTTCCTGCTGGGGAGAGATTTTCTGCAGCAATTCGTAAATTATAAAACCGAGAGTTTCCCGGGGGATGTGCAGGCACATGCATACATATCTTACTTTGTATCGTTACTGACGCTTGGGTTATGTTATCATCTGTTCACGAAATATGGAAACAGACGCAGAAGGAGAAACTCAGACTATGTGAATCATGCCGGGAAGGTTGCATTGATTAAAAGAATAAGCCTGTATGTTTATTATGTTTCGTGGGTCTTTGCCGTCGTCTCCGAGATTGCCGCCGGAAGCTTTGTAGCGGCAAGAGGGGTTACGGGCTATTATACGGATTTCTCCGAGTATCTGGCAGGAAACACCATATTATATGTCATCAGTAAAATAGAGCTGATTATGCCTGTCGCATGGAATATCTATCTCGCAGCACGCCCGGATAAAAAGCAGATCAGGCGGCCGCTCATCCTCTATGTATGCTATCTCGTGATATCATTGGGCAGCGGGCAGCGTTCTACGGCGATGCTGGGAATCCTGTTTTTGTTTGTGTATTTCGTATATCGCGAGGGACTGAATCCGGACGAGGCCTGGATCACGAGGAAGATGGTGATAATCGGAGTACTGGCTGTTCCGCTGCTGGCGGTGTTCGCGTCAGGTTATAGCATCTGGCGTGAGGGAGGGGAGATATCCGGCATCAGATTTATGGATGGATTTATCAACTTCTTTTATGACCAGGGTGTTACCAGCAATGTTATGAAGAGAGCCTATATGTACAGGGATAAAATCCCGTCGGATCAGACATATATTCTGGAGTTTTTGCACAGCGGAATCTTTGCGCGGCTGTTTGGAATCAGGGTGTATCATGGAAACACTGTTGAACATGCATTGCACGGGGGGAGCTTTACACATGCGCTGGGTTACACCGTGATGGGAGATGCGTATCTGTCCGGAAGGGGGACGGGAAGCTGTTATATTGCGGAATTGTATCAGGATTTCGGCTATGCGGGCATCGTACTGGGCAATGTACTCTATGCTCTTCTGATTGCGGGGATTGCAAACAGGAAAAAAGACGAGAGGGTGTTAACCACTGCAGTTCGTTTCATAATCATAACACAGCTGCTGTGGGCGATTCGCGGCAGCTACACCGGATTTATCACACAGCTTTTCGCTCCGACAACAGTAATTACCGTCGTGTTCGTGTTTGTTCTGGCACAGCTGCTGTTCAGTAAAAAAGCAGGCGGTTTGGCACCTGGGGCGAGGAGTATCATGAATGGCAAAAGATAA